The genomic DNA GCTTGTGCAAAAGGCGGATTGAACCGTATCCGTGGATCAGATGTCATGAACATCATGATGGATTTAATGAATTATGCACACAAGTTCGGAGCATAGGTGATAGCATGGCTGGAAAACTCTTTGGAACCTCTGGAATACGTGGAAAGATAGGTTCTGAGGTAACCTGTGAGTTGGCGTTGAATGTCGGAAAGGCACTGGCCTATTATCTGGGCAATTCCGGAACAGTTGTATTGGGTTATGATACACGTACCACCAACAAGATGCTTGATGAGGCAATAACCGCTGGACTTCTTGAAAGCGGAGTTGATGTAGTCAAGATTGGTATGGTTCCAACACCTCTGGTCGGATATGCAACAGAAAAGCTTGACGCCGATGCAGGAGTAATGCTTACCGCATCACACAATCCTTCCCCGTACAATGGAATAAAGCTATGGAACAAGAACGGGATGGCATACACCTCAGCTCAGGAAAGTGAAATCGAAAAGATTTACTTTGAAAAATCTTACATTTCCGTAAGTTGGGACAAAGTCGGAAAATTGAGCTACAATGAGGAAATCAAAGGTCAGTACGTTGACGATTTGGTGGCTATGGTAGACATTAAAGAGGGTTTGAAGGTTGTCATTGACTGTGCATCCGGAGCCGGAAGCGAAATATCACCACTAGTATTCAGAAAGGCGGGATGCGAGGTCACTACATTAAACTCCCAGCCTGACGGATTTTTCCCTGGCCGCAATCCGGAACCGAACGCCGATAATTTAGGAACCCTGATGAAGACAGTCGTTGCAATCGGAGCCGACCTTGGTATAGCACACGACGGGGATGCCGACCGTATGATA from uncultured Methanobrevibacter sp. includes the following:
- the glmM gene encoding phosphoglucosamine mutase, giving the protein MAGKLFGTSGIRGKIGSEVTCELALNVGKALAYYLGNSGTVVLGYDTRTTNKMLDEAITAGLLESGVDVVKIGMVPTPLVGYATEKLDADAGVMLTASHNPSPYNGIKLWNKNGMAYTSAQESEIEKIYFEKSYISVSWDKVGKLSYNEEIKGQYVDDLVAMVDIKEGLKVVIDCASGAGSEISPLVFRKAGCEVTTLNSQPDGFFPGRNPEPNADNLGTLMKTVVAIGADLGIAHDGDADRMITVDEEGNISPFDSLLALISKEFDGDIVTTVDAGLCMDESVKGEVLRTPVGDVNVAEVIIEKNAAFGGEPSGTWLHPDFCMCPDGILSGLRMAEIVSRDGKLSKLLAKIPSYPNIREKITCSKEEKIKVMENMEDLLKASFDDIVDVNSLDGVRLTFADDSWVLVRPSGTEDYIRITLESRDGERAEQIREKCVKIINENL